CGTATGGCAAGGCCTTCCTCCTGGTCGAGTTTTCTGGTGACACCCTTCAGCAGGCGGCTGCTTCCTGTGAGGATTTGGTGGACAAGCTCCATGTTGACGGCCGTGTGGTTGACTTTTTGATCGTCACTGACCCCGCGGAGCGGGCAAAGCTGTGGCGGGTGCGTGAAGACGGCGCAGGGCTGTCCTCGCGGCGGATTGACGGGGTGCAAACGTGGCCGGGGTGGGAGGATTCTGCCGTCGCTCCGGAGCGGCTTGCAGACTATCTGTCAGACCTGCTCCCACTGGTGAAAAATTACGGCTACTCGGCCCTGATGTACGGCCACTTTGGTGCGGGCTGCGTCCACATGCGATTGGATTACGATTTACGCAGCGAGTCCGGACGCCGGACATTCAGTGACTTTACCCGTGAAGCAGCCCAGTTAGTGGTGGCCCATGGTGGCTCGTTGTCCGGGGAGCACGGTGATGGTCGGGCGCGCAGCGAGTTGCTTGAGGTGATGTACTCCCAGGAGATGCTAGGCATTTTCGGGGCCTTCAAGCATCTCTGGGATCCGGCAGGAATTCTCAACCCCGGGATCATCGTCCACCCCGCTCCCTTCGCTTCCTCGCTGGCCTTGGAAGGCGTCGCCAAACCAGGCCCCACTCACGGTGAGTTGACCGCAGACCCGGGGGGCGCCGTCGTGCCTTCCTCCGGGGAGCGTGAGCTGCTCCCGGTGGCGAGTCCGTTCGTCGGGAATACCCATGCCTGCATCGGCGTAGGCAGGTGCCGGTCCACCACCGGCGGCTTCATGTGCCCCAGCTACCGGGCCACGAAAGATGAAAAGGATTCCACCCGTGGCAGGGCCCGGGTGCTGCAGGAACTGACGCGGACCAAGGGCAGCAGCAAGGACGGATGGTCAAGCCCCGAAGTCCGGGAAGCGTTGGATCTATGCCTGTCGTGCAAGGCCTGTTCCACCGACTGTCCAACAGGTGTGGACATCGCCGAGGCCAAATCGGAACTGGTAGACGAGTACTATCGCGGGAGGATCCGACCGTTTACGCATTACTCGATTGGCTGGCTGCCTCGGTGGCTTCCGTTGATGACGCGCGTGGCACCTCTGGCCAATGTGGGCACGGCTTTCCGTCCCTTAAGGCTTGTGGGGGAATGGTTGGGCATCAGTGCCCGACGGCGGCTCCCGGCTTTTGCGGCGAACGGCAGGATCCGCAGACGGGTGCGGGAAGCCGGATTCGCGGACAACGCAGATGTCCTTCTGTTCATCGACAGTTTTACGCGCGCATTCCGGCCCGAGGTTGTCCCGGCGGCGGCTCGGGTGCTCCGCGACTCCGGCAGCTCCGTGGGATGTACGCCGGACGCTTGCTGCGGCCTGACCTGGATCTCCACAGGGCAACGTGATGGGGCACGACGGCGGCTGTCCGGGTTGATCAGCAAGCTCGACGACGGCACGGAGCGGGACATCATCGTCCTCGAACCCAGTTGCGCGGCGACCATCCGGGATGAAGGACCGAAACTCGTAGGCGGTGCCGCTGCTGCGAGGGTCGCCGCAAGGGTGCGCTCGTTCTCCGTGGCCGTGGATGAAGCCATCCAGCGTGGTTGGAAGCCGAAGGCGCCGCCGCCTGAGACAGCCGTGTTGCAAACCCACTGCCATGAGCACGCCGTGTTCGGCTCAGCCGCCCAGAGACGCGTACTCAAAGCCTGGGGAGTTCCTAACCTCGTGGAATCGTCCTCATGCTGTGGCGTAGCCGGCAACTTCGGTTTTGAAGCCGAGCACTTCGACATGTCCATGAAAGTTGCCGAGCACTCCGTCATTCCTGCTCTTGTAAAGGGCGAGGCCGGCGCTCTGGTCCTCACCGACGGATTCAGCTGTGCCATGCAGGTCTCACAGATAGACCCGGGGCGTCCGAGTCAGCACCTGGCTGTGGCGATGGATCCATATAGCGCCCGCTGGGTGGACTAGTGGAGTACGTCGGGATCTTCCTGATTCTTGTGGCGGCTGGGCTGCGCCTCGCCGGGCAGCACTACGCGGGACCGTCCACCGAAGCAGTGTCTCAAAGTGACACGATCGGTCCCATCGCCACCGTCCGATGCTGGTAGTGACCCCAAAAGTCCTACCAGTAACAAGGGTTGATCTCGATGATGAACAGGAAGCTCGCGCAAGGACGGCACGTCGAATGGTTGCGGGCGTCAGCACACTTCAATGAGTCAGATCTTGGTGAGCGCACCGACCTGCAGCCGAAGCGCTCCGGAAAGCTCATTCACAGACTCCTCCAAGATATGGCGGAAGGCCGCGACATCAGCGATGCGTCGCCGTGGCCAATACCGGGCACCTAGCTCCCAATTTCCCGTCTCAACGCAGGAGGAAGAGTTGGCTAATCCCGGACCCGCGGTCCACGCCACCGAGTCCGGAAAGCTGCTGGTGGAACTGCCGCAGCCTGAATGTGGGGGGCTCAGCGTAGCAGCGTTCGTGGACGCCCTGCAGTCCTTTGAACTGCTGGGAATTACACGATTCCGACGACTGAAAGACGGCGTCATTGTCGACTACGACGCTCGGGCGCTGGAATTGGACGACCTGCGGCCCATACTTATGGCTGCCCTTTCCAAGCTTAGTTACGCAATGGGGGACTATTCCCCTTCCTCCCTCGTTCTGCCCGTGACATTCGGAGGATCCGCCGGTCCGGATCTGTCCATGGCTTGCGTGCTGTTGAACACTCCGGAGCGGACCCTGGTTCGGAGGGTATGCCGGACAAAGCACACCGTCAGGATGTTCGCCGCGCCGGGTGCCTCCGCCCTGATCGAGGTTCCTTGGGCCGCGGACTGGCACCAAAACGCACACGTCGGCAAAGCCGGCAGGGTGGCCCCGCAGGGTTCTCTCACGCTTTCGCCGCTCGGGGTGACCGTGACAAGCTGCACCGGCTACACGGATGAACTTGTGGTGGGCAGGGTCAGTGAAGCCTTGTTGTCAAGACTCCCGGAGATCGGGTTGGGCGACTCGGTGTGGTTGCGTTCGGGGGAGTGGCCGACTACCTAACGATCGTTAGTTACACTGATGGTAATCGACCAATGCTGTGAGGACGAAATGAATCAGTCGCCGCGCGCCCAAGCAAACGCTGCCGTTGAGGAGTTCCTGTCCAGTCGAGATTGGTCGGCGCAAACCCCTGCCCGGCAGCGGATCCTTGCGGCCTTCCTCCGCTTGGCTACTGCCAAAGGCTTCAGTTCGGTGACCATGCGGACGTTGAGCCACGAACTGGACCTTAAAGCGCCCAGTCTCTACTCGAGCTTCCCGCGTGGAAAAGATGAGATTGTTGCTGAGTCGCTTAGTTGGTTTACCCACAGATTCGCCCACGACCTGCTTGCTGCAACTGAAGCAGCCACGACACCGGAGGAGTACTGGGCCGCGCTCGTCCGTTTCCATCTTGCCCAACAGTTGCAGCGCCCGGAGGCGGATCTCTGGCGCCTCCTGATTGCAACGGACAGGGTGGCCAGATTCCTCAGTGATGACTTACGGGATGAAGCGGCGTCCTGGCTGAGGCTGCATGAGGGCATGTATGCCGCTGCGGCTGAAGAGATGGGATTCCGGCTCACCAGGCAGAGTGCCCATCTGATCTTTACGCTCCTCGACGGCGCGGGACGCTGGGCTGCCTGGAGCGGCGGTGACGCGGAACTTGAAATCCTCATGGACCACGCGGTGGCATTGAGCCGCTCCATTCTGGAAGTTGGAAGCGGGAACCACGCCCTGGCTTGATCGATAGGCTTGGGTGTTCTGCCCTTGGGACTTCCTGCTTGCCAACGGCGGTTGATCCAGTTCTGGCTGCGCCAATACCTAGGAGATGCGTTGTCCGGTTTGTCTGTCGGCGTAGCTGGCGTCGATGACGGCGGTGGGCCGGTTGCCGATTCCTTGCAGGATGAGCGCTGCGGCGCCGACGAGTTTGATGTCGCTATGGACGCCTTGGGCCCGCAGGCGCCTGCCGAGTTCGTGGAGAAGTGCGCGGATTTGAACGGCGGTGAGTTCTCCACCGCTCATGTTGTGGCCAGGCTGCGTTCGCGGATGAAGACGTTGAGGGCGGCGAGTTCGGCGGGTGTTTCTGCCATTGTGAGTTTCTTCATGGGTTCCCTGAGGAGCTGCGTAACAGCCAAACGCGTTGTGCTAAGTCTTGGTGGAAGCACCCACGATCCAACTGATCCGATTGGCCGGCTGCTTTTCAACGCCCTGGGAATGGTGGTCGAATTTGAGGCGGATCTGATCTGGATGCGCACCCGCGAGGGCATGGCGGTCGCAAAAGCCAAGGGGCGGCTGCAAGGCAAGCCGCCAAAATTATCCAAGACCCAGCGGCACCTTCCGACGCTGCATGACGCCGGTGAGCATACCCAGGTCGAACTGTTCCGGGCGTCACGTACGACTGTGTACCGCGAACTCCAAAGAGCAAGGAGCCCGTGACATAGAAACGACGAGGCGTCTCACGGCGTGCGCGAATCCGTTCCAGCCTTTGACTGTGGAGATGCTAGTGCGCCTCGACGCTCTATGCGGTCATGCGACGAGATGAAGAAGGTCGCCGAGTAGCCGACGAGGACTAGAACCACGAGGATCGCTGCTGCTCCGTAAACGGCTCTGTAGGCGTCGGGAAAGCTGGCTGAAGCCGTGATGAGCAGGCCCGAAAGCACGGCGCCAACGCGACGTGTGTTGGTGAAAAGGCCGGACGCCAAACCTGGACTCGGGAAAATGTCTTGAAAATCCGTCAGTCCGACACCTGCGACAGTCGCGAAGAACCAGGCGTTCAGCGGCTGCAGCGCGACGAGCTGCCACGGAGCCTGGATGACGGCCACTAATAAGTAGTAGAGCGCCAACAAAGCAGGAGATGAGAATCAGGGCTCGTGCTGACAAGCGCGTGTGGAGCCAGCCGATTAGGAGGAGCGAGGGGATCTCGAAGAGCGCGGCCGTCCCGAGGACGATACCGGCCCAGAGTGGTGGTGCCTGCAGCTCGCGGGTGACGAACAGAGTCACCACCGTCACAGTGGCTATGTTGGTCACTTGGAGCGTGAGGAAGGCGATGACAACGCCCCAGCGCCCCCAGCCGCGCAACTGCGCGAGAATCGATGGACGCGAAGTCAGCGGCTTTGGTTCAATCAAGCGGCAGCTTCGGCTGCGCAGGAGCAGTACTGTGGTCGCGATGTTGACCAGGCCGATACCGGCGAGTAGCAACAGCGCAGAGGAGCTTCCGAAAAGACCGGTGCACGCAGTTGCGAGGGGCGGGCCGACAACCCAGGCAAAGGAAACGATGGCGCGGGTCCGGATCACCCGAGATGGCGAAGCGCCGTCGTGACGCAGCTGCGCGAAAAGGAGTGTGGAACCCACGCCCGGCGGACCGCCGAGAAGTACGAGCGCGAGCAGCGCGAACGGCAACGATGTCGTCAGCGCGAGGACGATTACCATCGCGACACCACAGACCCCGCAGATCAGCAGGGGGCGGAGGTAGTCGCCCGTCCGGTCCGCGGCGGTCGGAATTACCAGGGACGCGATGAAGCCGCCAAGGTTGTACGCGCCGAGTGTCAGCCCGACTTGTGTTGGGGTGGCCTCGTAGAGTGTCACTAAGAGGACAGCGAGCAGCGGGTTCAGTACTGCAAATTGCCAGCTTGCCAGCCATGCTTAACGAAAAGTGCCGGACGCAATTGTTCAATAAGGTAAATTGACCGATTTTCGCGGCAAAACGGTATAACGGCGACTAGATCCGGTAAGTCAATGCAGTTCACTGACACTGCCTGCTGCGATATCGGAGAAGAGTAAGTTATATTGTATTTTGTCGCTTTCCTAGACGACGGCTCGCTTGCCACGTCCAGGATCTGTACATCGTCATCTTCTGAACGATTATTCCTCATTGGAATCCTTCTTTACGCTGCCCCGGGGCTGCAAGCGCTTATGATTCGCTTGCCAGGCAAGTCTCGCCGCATTTCTACGCCATCTCGGCATAGTCACTATTTCGCCACCAGGCACTTTGGACTATCTAACTAGAATGGATTGCAACCATTCCTCCACCTCGCCTAAGCTCATTTCGAGCTGCTCTTCAGGACTGAAATGTCGTCTTTCAAGAAAGACACCTTGTTCGCCAGTCCGGAGCACAGTCTTGATATTTTCCAAAGATCCCAAGTACTTCGTGACGAGCTCGGCCGGCTCTTCGTTGTGTGGTAGCCGGTATTTTTCAACCACGTGAACAAAACCTTTCAGTTTCTGCCACCAGACGCTTGCATTGCTGAGAGGTATCCAAGTCGTTTGCGCTTCGGAGTCGAGGGAAACGATTGGAACGACAGCAAGAGGTGTCCCGTTGCTTTTCAGATATCCCAACATGTCATAGTCAACGCAAAAGTCGAAGACATCGAGCTCTTCGAGCATCCCAATAAGGTATTCTCGCTCAAACATTTTGAAAGGACATGTCACGTCTCGCAGGATCAGGTCAAAATCGAGAAGCTGACGTACACGTTTCAGCATGTAGTTCGCGCTTGACTCGCTGTCTCGTGAGTTTTGCCAATGCGAGACGCGCGTTGACCTGCGGTCGCCGATTGCAACTCTCACCTTGCCGGGCAAAAGCGGCTGCATAAGCAACCCGATTTGACCAAGGTTATTGCTGTTATCGCAATCAGTGAACATGATATATTCGTGGCGATCAGCCGCGGCCCTCTCCAGGCCGAATATGATGGCACCGCCTTTTACGGAGAGATCGGCACTTTTTAGCTTTTTCAAGGGAATGTTTGGGGATGGCAACGCATCTCGAAGGCGAAGCAACTCGATTGAATCGAAGCCCTCTTCTTTGATGATTGCTTGTGCGACTTCGAAACTTCCTTGAGGGCATTCATCATCCACCACATAGAGAGACCAGGAGACCAGACTGTCTCGGAAAAGCCAGTCGAGCTCTGCAACCTTTGCTCTTAGAGCGTCCTCGCCTGCTGGATTCAGTTCTGTTCGGGGCTGCAGTCGCCGGGCCTCCTTCCAAACGGCAAAGACGATACCTACGCTCAAAGGTTTAGCAATATTTTTCACCGCTCTTTTCGACGCCGCGAGATAAGTCACTAATTCCACAAGTATTTTGTCATTGTGGGCGAGCGTCAGTATATCTTCGGGATCGGTTATGTTTTCATTGATGCTCCTGTCGGTTATCCGAAAGGCATCGGTTCTATAGTCCCAATCACTTAGAAAGCGAATGAGATAGTCATTGTTTGGCTCAATTTTATTAGTGTGATTATTCATTGGCGATTCTCCCACAGTTGTTAGTGCCCACCGACACGATTTGCAAAGACAGGCTCTTCTTGACCAACTCCGATCTACGCATGGTGAAGACCAGCTCGACAAGGCTGGCCAAATTGGCGTCGTGTTTGGCCTGCAGCGCCCGCAACCGGGACAGAAAATACGGCTCGACCTGAGTTTCCGGGGCCGTGAAATTAGTGAGCTTTTCTGCCTGTCGGATCAGATCGACCGAGAAGTACGCGTGATACGCCTCGTCGCAGTAGATCCGAAAGGCGTCAAACCGCATGTCCTCAGGGATGGGGACCCGGATGTCTCCGTTAGCAATCCCCAGAGCTACGTGGTTGATGGCTAAATACTCGAGTTTGGCCGTGAAATGGAGATAACGGTACATCTGCCTTGTGAGGATCTCCTCTAGAACATTCGGCCCGAGCTGTTGAACAAGTGGGTGACTGGCGATGGGCACGAGTTCTCTGGGGGAGAGCGCCTGTCTGAGGTACGGGTCTCGTTAGCCTCATCAAGTCCCATTAGTTG
This window of the Arthrobacter sp. StoSoilB5 genome carries:
- a CDS encoding FAD-binding and (Fe-S)-binding domain-containing protein, yielding MPHGDDGDTTLRQLLARLEHHGIEVDDSPRRRSEYSYDASNYRVRPAAVAFPKNVDDVRTVLRVCSALGVPTTARGGGTSMAGNAIGAGLVIDLSRWMKSVGTLDADQATVWADAGVVLGELRAQVENETTGTLTFAPDPSSLTRATIGGSIGNDACGNHSVAYGRMTHHVQEVELVTADGAHLRAGRDFLRAVDESDSQSVARAQELLKGMKALAAQNLASLRVELQNIPRQVSGYHLGHLLPEHGFDVASALAGSEGTCAVVVRAKVGLVRKPRATALLCLGYRDTIDSARDVMTILSAKPSAIEGLDVSIVDIMRHRRGAASVEFLPYGKAFLLVEFSGDTLQQAAASCEDLVDKLHVDGRVVDFLIVTDPAERAKLWRVREDGAGLSSRRIDGVQTWPGWEDSAVAPERLADYLSDLLPLVKNYGYSALMYGHFGAGCVHMRLDYDLRSESGRRTFSDFTREAAQLVVAHGGSLSGEHGDGRARSELLEVMYSQEMLGIFGAFKHLWDPAGILNPGIIVHPAPFASSLALEGVAKPGPTHGELTADPGGAVVPSSGERELLPVASPFVGNTHACIGVGRCRSTTGGFMCPSYRATKDEKDSTRGRARVLQELTRTKGSSKDGWSSPEVREALDLCLSCKACSTDCPTGVDIAEAKSELVDEYYRGRIRPFTHYSIGWLPRWLPLMTRVAPLANVGTAFRPLRLVGEWLGISARRRLPAFAANGRIRRRVREAGFADNADVLLFIDSFTRAFRPEVVPAAARVLRDSGSSVGCTPDACCGLTWISTGQRDGARRRLSGLISKLDDGTERDIIVLEPSCAATIRDEGPKLVGGAAAARVAARVRSFSVAVDEAIQRGWKPKAPPPETAVLQTHCHEHAVFGSAAQRRVLKAWGVPNLVESSSCCGVAGNFGFEAEHFDMSMKVAEHSVIPALVKGEAGALVLTDGFSCAMQVSQIDPGRPSQHLAVAMDPYSARWVD
- a CDS encoding carboxyltransferase domain-containing protein, translated to MANPGPAVHATESGKLLVELPQPECGGLSVAAFVDALQSFELLGITRFRRLKDGVIVDYDARALELDDLRPILMAALSKLSYAMGDYSPSSLVLPVTFGGSAGPDLSMACVLLNTPERTLVRRVCRTKHTVRMFAAPGASALIEVPWAADWHQNAHVGKAGRVAPQGSLTLSPLGVTVTSCTGYTDELVVGRVSEALLSRLPEIGLGDSVWLRSGEWPTT
- a CDS encoding TetR/AcrR family transcriptional regulator, which translates into the protein MNQSPRAQANAAVEEFLSSRDWSAQTPARQRILAAFLRLATAKGFSSVTMRTLSHELDLKAPSLYSSFPRGKDEIVAESLSWFTHRFAHDLLAATEAATTPEEYWAALVRFHLAQQLQRPEADLWRLLIATDRVARFLSDDLRDEAASWLRLHEGMYAAAAEEMGFRLTRQSAHLIFTLLDGAGRWAAWSGGDAELEILMDHAVALSRSILEVGSGNHALA
- a CDS encoding recombinase family protein; the protein is MSGLSVGVAGVDDGGGPVADSLQDERCGADEFDVAMDALGPQAPAEFVEKCADLNGGEFSTAHVVARLRSRMKTLRAASSAGVSAIVSFFMGSLRSCVTAKRVVLSLGGSTHDPTDPIGRLLFNALGMVVEFEADLIWMRTREGMAVAKAKGRLQGKPPKLSKTQRHLPTLHDAGEHTQVELFRASRTTVYRELQRARSP
- a CDS encoding glycosyltransferase, which gives rise to MNNHTNKIEPNNDYLIRFLSDWDYRTDAFRITDRSINENITDPEDILTLAHNDKILVELVTYLAASKRAVKNIAKPLSVGIVFAVWKEARRLQPRTELNPAGEDALRAKVAELDWLFRDSLVSWSLYVVDDECPQGSFEVAQAIIKEEGFDSIELLRLRDALPSPNIPLKKLKSADLSVKGGAIIFGLERAAADRHEYIMFTDCDNSNNLGQIGLLMQPLLPGKVRVAIGDRRSTRVSHWQNSRDSESSANYMLKRVRQLLDFDLILRDVTCPFKMFEREYLIGMLEELDVFDFCVDYDMLGYLKSNGTPLAVVPIVSLDSEAQTTWIPLSNASVWWQKLKGFVHVVEKYRLPHNEEPAELVTKYLGSLENIKTVLRTGEQGVFLERRHFSPEEQLEMSLGEVEEWLQSILVR